ttaTTATTCACTCCCTTAGTATCTTTTTATtgttaaacattaaaaaattcagcatCAACTGCTTCAAAAAATTGTATTAGTACTAAGATTAGAAAATCTATATGCTTCACTATTTAATGCATAATCCAAATATAAAAAAGTCTTTTCACCCTTCACTTGAATTGACTGTTCACATTCTACATACTAGTCCCTCCAAGCATGTTGTCAGGCTTCTAGTTCCACAAAACTAATCACCTTCTACTAGTCCATCCAAGCTTTAAGGAACCTCACAACTTGTTCACCCATCTAGCCTTAGATACTCTTCACATCTCATATCTTATTCATCTTCTATGGAAGCAGAGCACTACTAACCTTTAGAGATACCTGTTCCACACTCCATCTACATATTAATTTGTGCGTCGACAAGTTGATTCTACATAATCAATACACATATTAGTAGGCTatgattattttatcattttcaaaaccTCATAAGGGAATTTCTCACCAATCACAAAGGAgagatatatatttattttttttgctttgcaTAAGcagaaaaattattgattgttcTTATAGTTTCTTTCTTAGCCACAAAACTAATAATTAGGTTTCAGAGCCTTTGAAACTTTTGTGCAATTTCAATGACAATTGCATCTCATTATATTCATGATGATCCCATTCATATCATGTGATAAGAGGtgagtttttgaaaattgtcttTCAGTAATTGGTATTTGCTTACATCTATTAAAAAGTaacgttatttttttttattgaaaatcgAGTAATTTGGCAATGTTATCAATGTGCTATTTTTGTTAGCTCTAGCTAATTGAAATCTATTTTAACTGTATAAGTTACGAGTGAAAGTTATCATGGaacaacaaaatatataaaGGTTTAAGGAGCATTTAAACATTGAAAATGTTGCTCCCTAGAAATGGTGTTAAATAAATATGGATAATGTGgcataaaaaaaagtcaatttttttaattaattaaaagatttttaatAAACGAAGGTAAAAGTACTTGAATCCACCACCGCCTATGGTGGCCTAACTGGATAAGAGCCCCATGACATCTACCCAAGAtggaggggttcaaatcccttGAGACGCACGGGATTTTAAGcgcgacgtcggggtggtgggtcatcCGCTAGCGTCGCTCCCGGGGTTTACCCGCCGGTTGCCCGACCCATGTACGGGGTTCCAcaggtataaaaaaaaaaaaaaaagtacttgaaTCCTATATTattgtttttcaattataaacaagaaaatcatttaacttattttaagaaaatcattcaacttatttttagttttaaatgtttcttaattaaacACAACCTTTCATCACCACTTTGCGGAAAATTGTTAAATGTGAATATATTAGATACTTGTGACTCAATTGGTGAAACTTGTAATTGCGCCTGATAATATATCGTTATTTaagatcattttcattaaacaaTGAGTTGTCATCATGCACATTTGGGCACTTGCGTACTTAAAATTTGGCTAACCCATTGGATTAAAAAAACGTCGAGATTCTAACAGTTACTATCTCCTTCACGGGTAAAGTATGTCGTTTATCATCTTCGCATCACGGGCCACTTTTGCATCATACACCCGATGCACCCCCAGCACATATGAACCATAGAGCAAGCAAGCCTCATGCGAGACTCATCGAATCCGATACTTTGCACTATCGGGCGCATGGGAGAATTTCCCTTGAAGCATCGCCGTTGCCGGAGCATCTTTAGGTACTTTAATGTCTTCACTCCGTTTACGCAATGGTCTCATCCAAACGCTCTCAGGATCTTTGTACCCGTGAATCCCTATGAAGTCATTCTCCTCGTACCTGGTCGTGAAagcaaaaacgagaagaaaggGTCACCTCTGCAGTGAAGTCAGTCCCTGCTCTGATCATGGGAGAATCACCGCTCATCTTGAAGTGAATGTCGTGGGTCAAACTGGAAGGTCTATCTAGCCACTATCATGAAAGTTTGAAGTACCATTGATGGAAAACAACACCCATGTTTCTTTCCAGggcaatttaaaaatatatatatagacagcAGCCCCAGGAAAGGTCTTGTACCGTAAACTTTGCCGAGGATTGCTAAATCCAAGATTACATAAAATCTAAGAAAAACGACGGAGCTTCACTTTCGGCGAAAACATTCTACAAATATAGCGATGATACCAAGTATAGGATAATAAGAACACCACTAAAAGCCAAGCAATTTACATTTCACAAAAATGAGATCAGAACAGCAAGACATAGTTTCCCCTACTGAAGAAGAGTTCCTCTAATGTACACACCTACAAACTCACTCATCCAATCTTCACTGACAAGTACATCTTCTGAAGATAAGAGAGCTCATTGCGACGACGGCATGCTCAAAATCAAAAGCCAATCATCCTGCTAGATTGAAAATCCAAGTATCATCCTGATTGGGAACCAGGAACCGGAGAACCGCAccggagggtccggttcggtttcCGGTTCTAAGGGACCGGTTCCAGTTTccggttccttttttttgggaaccggaaccggaactggaaccggaaccggttacttAAGGCAAGGAAGAAAAGAACCGGACACCGCAGGCCACGCCCCAAAACCTGTACACCTCTCGCTTCGCACGTtgccgccccctctctctctatctctcaccGCCCTCCGTTTTCCGCGATCTGGCCGGCGGAGACGGCGGCGCCACTTGCCTCGGCCAGGCTGCCCACCCACTGGGGCGTCGACTTGGCTTAGCCCAACCCGTGGTCTTGGTCCTTGGCTGGGCCGTCACTCCTCAGTCGGCATCCCTGATCGCCCGAGCTCCCACGGCGGCGGCAACGGGACCACCCAgaacaaacaaaagagaagccGAGCAAGACGTGAAGGGGGAGAAGGAAGGGGTGGCCGGTGGTGCCCCACCTGGTACGGCGGCGACGCAGGCACGGCGGTCTCGCTCTTTCCTCTAATCTCGGCGCTCAAGtttcgctctctctcccctacCTCTCGCTCTCACAGGCACGCACGCAGCGCCCGTTCCCGCCCGCCTCCGGCCGCCGCCGCTTCCGCCGAGCCTCCCCTCGCTCGCCCCGCAGCAACCCAGCCCCAACTCTCTCTCGGTACCTCATCTCCTCCTCTCGCGATCAAATTCTTGATTCCTTATGAATGACGGTGTTCGATTAAATGTGATTCTAGAAGATCATCTGTTTTGAGCAAACTGTGAGGAATTTGTAGATGCTTTGATAGGAATGCTTTATATGATGATTCTCAAGGGAAGAAAAAGGGGTAATTTTTGCAGCGGCTGTACTGGTTTTGTGCGTAGTTGCTGGGTCAAAATACTAGCTTTTGTGTTTTGGATTGGGATTGTTTGATGGGAAGGGGTTTCCGGTCGAGATTGGCTGATGTATGTTGTGAATCCGAGTGACAAGAATACTCCTCTGGGAGATTATACTGTTTGGAGCGAGCGATTAGCTAGGACTGAGAAATTTGAGGGTTCTGTAGATGCTTTGATAGCAATGCTTTATAATGTAATCctcaaaggaagaaaaaatgagaaatttcgTCATGACTGTAGTAGTTTTGTGTGTAGTTGCCAGGTCAAAATACTAGCTTTTCGTGTTTTCGATTGGGATTGCTCGACGGGAAGGACGTTT
This genomic stretch from Eucalyptus grandis isolate ANBG69807.140 chromosome 3, ASM1654582v1, whole genome shotgun sequence harbors:
- the LOC120291738 gene encoding uncharacterized protein LOC120291738, whose translation is MYGVPQIENPSIILIGNQEPENRTGGSGSVSGSKGPVPVSGSFFLGTGTGTGTGTGYLRQGRKEPDTAGHAPKPVHLSLRTLPPPLSLSLTALRFPRSGRRRRRRHLPRPGCPPTGASTWLSPTRGLGPWLGRHSSVGIPDRPSSHGGGNGTTQNKQKRSRARREGGEGRGGRWCPTWYGGDAGTAVSLFPLISALKFRSLSPTSRSHRHARSARSRPPPAAAASAEPPLARPAATQPQLSLEGIVAGGSAAAGVAVEAALCPIDTIKTRLQAILNPCVPNKSNCFPVLRLPCCTNLECKLIVGRLLQQTMLFSSYCCNSSDWK